TGCCAGCGCGGCCGGGCGGCGAGGCGGGCGGCCACGATCCGGACGGCGAGCGGGAGATGCCCGCACGCGCTCACCAGTTCGACCGCGGCGTCGCGCTCGGCCTCCACGCGTGCGGCGCCGACGATCGCGGTGAGCAGCTCGACCGCCTCGTCGGTCGCGAAGACCTCCAGGGCGACGGCGGTCACCGCACTGGGGATGCCGACGAGCCGGGTCCGGCTGGTGACGATCACGGCGCATCCCGCCGAGCCGGGCAGCAGCGGACCCACCTGCGCGGGGTCCCGGGCGTTGTCGAGGAGCAGCAGCATGCGCCGGCCGTCGAGCAGGGTGCGCAGGAGCCGGGCGCGGTCGTCGGTCATGGCCGGGAGCGCGTGCGGGGCCACGCCCATCGCGGCGATCATGCTGCCGAGGACGGCCGACGGGTCGGCGGGTTCGAGACCGCTGCCGCGCAGGTCGACGTAGAGCTGCCCGTCGGGGAACTCGTGCTTGATCCGGTGGGCGACCCGCAGGGCGAGGGTGGTCTTGCCGAGGCCGCCCATGCCGCTGATGGACGCGACCGGGAGCGAGGTCCGGTCGGGGGCGGTGAGGACCCGGCTCAGCTCCTCGACCTGTTCGGCGCGCCCAGCGAAGTCGAATGCGTCGGCGGGGAGTTGGGCGGGGCGGGCGAGGGTCGGCGCGGTGGATTCGGGGTCGGGCGCGGGAGGGGTGCCGGTGGCGCGCGGGGCGGCGGCGGGAGGGCCGGAGGGTTCCGCGTCGCGGGGCGCAGGGGAGGGCGGTGGATCCTCTGGAGTCGGCGGGCGGGGGGTTTCGGGGGCGGCCGTGGCAGGCCGGGTGTCGCGGACCGAGACGTCGAGGAGCGGGTCGCCCGCGAGGACCCGCACGTGCAGCGCGGTCAGTTCGGGGCCGGGGTCGACGCCGAGCTCCTCGGCGAGGACGCGCCGGGCACGCGCGTAGACCGCCAGCGCGTCCGCCTGCCGTCCGGAGGCGTACAGGGCGCGCATGAGGAAGCCGTACGGCCGTTCCTGGAGCGGGTTCTCCTGGGTGAACGCGGTGAGGTCGGGAATGACCGCGCCGTGCCGGCCCGCCTCCAGCTCGTGCGCGAAACGTTCCTCCTCCAGCCCGATCCGCAGCTCCGTGAAGCGGGCCCGTTGCTGCTCGGCGTACGGGCCGGGCACGCCGGCCAGCGGCGCGCCCTGCCAGAGGCCGAGCGCCTCGGCCAGCAGCCGCCCGCAGGCCTCGTCGTCGCCCCCGGCCCGGGCCCGCCCGGCGTCGGCGGCGAGCTGCTCGGCACGGTGCAGGTCCACCGAGAGCGGCGGCGCCACCAAGCGGTAGCCGTCGGGCTGGGAGAGCAGCAGCCGGGGCGCGGCGGAGTCCTCCTCCAGGAGCCGGCGCAGCCGCCACACGTAGGTGCGCAGGCTCGCCAGCGCCGAGCCCGGGGACTCCTCGCCCCAGACCGAGGCGATCAGTTCCTGGGTGGAGGCGACCCTGCCGCAGCGCAGCAGCAGCGCCACGAGCAGGGCCTGCTGCTGCGGAGACCCGATGATGATCGGTTTCTCGTCCCGGTACACGGACACGGCTC
This sequence is a window from Streptomyces sp. NBC_00691. Protein-coding genes within it:
- a CDS encoding AfsR/SARP family transcriptional regulator, translating into MGGSIRFRVLGAVSVYRDEKPIIIGSPQQQALLVALLLRCGRVASTQELIASVWGEESPGSALASLRTYVWRLRRLLEEDSAAPRLLLSQPDGYRLVAPPLSVDLHRAEQLAADAGRARAGGDDEACGRLLAEALGLWQGAPLAGVPGPYAEQQRARFTELRIGLEEERFAHELEAGRHGAVIPDLTAFTQENPLQERPYGFLMRALYASGRQADALAVYARARRVLAEELGVDPGPELTALHVRVLAGDPLLDVSVRDTRPATAAPETPRPPTPEDPPPSPAPRDAEPSGPPAAAPRATGTPPAPDPESTAPTLARPAQLPADAFDFAGRAEQVEELSRVLTAPDRTSLPVASISGMGGLGKTTLALRVAHRIKHEFPDGQLYVDLRGSGLEPADPSAVLGSMIAAMGVAPHALPAMTDDRARLLRTLLDGRRMLLLLDNARDPAQVGPLLPGSAGCAVIVTSRTRLVGIPSAVTAVALEVFATDEAVELLTAIVGAARVEAERDAAVELVSACGHLPLAVRIVAARLAARPRWQLETMTRRLADERRRIGELRAGDLAVAATFELGYRQLPQEQACVFRLLAPVARPSIGLEVAAAALGLDAYDAEEILESLVDAAMLEAPQPGRYRYHDLVWAFALQLGVPPGDGGGEAGIPVLAPLLDHLLAAGRAAFQCMVPGNPDGVFLTSDPAPAPPFAGLAEARAWVTAEFECLTHALTLAARSPAGSAPRILRVAADLLIALTPFGKDVPYGQLASAAQALAETAAQRGDDHVAGRARFVCGNAALQSARLGEAEQFARLAAEACERVGDRVILRQTLNDRGLIAQFQHRYEDAVHFYDQAIELAVALGHRSGELVTRLNAAQARLRGGRAEEALVACDEALAALREVEDHHGAAYALYVQGMALHELGRHDEAVASHTRCLDLCETWQIRGQESQARHRLAETLRVTGRREEALKEAGRALVLCEQRGAVRDQGLALLVLGRTLADLGDTGAAVVRARQAHMLFTRLGLPDADHTAALLKVLGDLL